Part of the Methanothermobacter sp. genome, ACTCTCTTTGAGGCCATAATTCTCTGCTATCTCCTTTATGGATCTTCCAGGTACATATGGCTCCATTTTATGAATTACTGGACGAACTCTGAACATAGAATCACTCTTCAGTTTATATTTACAGTTATAGGCCCTGTTTGGTTTCAGTCTTCATATTCCTGCGCCAGGTGGAAGTACCTCTCTGCATTCTCCCTTATGGACTCTATCTCCTCATCATTGAGCTCCCTGACAGCCCTTGCAGGAACACCCATGATGAGACTTCCGGGCGGGAAACTTTTACCTGAGGTAACAACCGCACCTGCACCTACAATTGAATTTTCAGCCACAAGGGCCCCGTTGAGGATGGTTGAGTTCATGCCCACCAGCACATTGTCCTGTATGGTGCATCCATGGAGAACCGCGGCGTGACCCACAGAGACGTAATCCCCCACCTTCACAGGGTAGCCGCTGCTTGCGTGAACAACACAGTTATCCTGGATATTTGAACGGCATCCTATCCTTATGGGTTCTATGTCACCCCTCAAAACAGCATTGTACCATACAGATGAGCCATCACCTATCTCAACATCCCCTATTATCATGGCGCCTTCAAATACACGGTAAGACACAGTAAAACCCCCATCAGTCCCTTATAATGTACTCCTGTTTGAGTATCACAAGTTTATCAGAGGGTACATCCTCGTATATGACGCAGCCGGCACCGATACGGGAACCCTTCCCAACCTTGACACCGGGATTGAAGCTTGAGTTTATACCGGTCTTCACACCATCCCCGAAAACTGCTCCAAGCTTCCTGCGGCCCGTGTCCACAGACTCCTCCTTAACCCTCATATGCACAGAACCATCATCAAAACGCAGATTGGCTATATTGGTACCTGCGGCTATGTTGCAGTCTGCACCTATGACAGAGTCGCCCACATAGCTGAGGTGGTTGACGTTGGTACCATCCATTATGATGGAATTCTTGATCTCAACAGCATTACCGATGCTCACTTTATCCCCTATACATGTATGGGCACGGAGGTAACAGTTGGG contains:
- a CDS encoding gamma carbonic anhydrase family protein, giving the protein MIIGDVEIGDGSSVWYNAVLRGDIEPIRIGCRSNIQDNCVVHASSGYPVKVGDYVSVGHAAVLHGCTIQDNVLVGMNSTILNGALVAENSIVGAGAVVTSGKSFPPGSLIMGVPARAVRELNDEEIESIRENAERYFHLAQEYED